One window from the genome of Lachancea thermotolerans CBS 6340 chromosome B complete sequence encodes:
- a CDS encoding KLTH0B04114p (conserved hypothetical protein), translating into MNAAQPSEGRSYIQYGVLALSLASLLKKSLSPSKEPINALNCAQDEEKNITSTTFSQRVARRIISSALEKRSLKVGDLKKSQERLEYESSLKVLPQENETFVEHTPPSVQSINITSTSHANGIPEYFLEEAPTLEALAYKNSKKAPKLLIPGWRAGTPLALEYYLSTNSSYDRADFSPQDSSAWRGSLDSLDLDEPQTISENFKFRVPEGFGNDFVYLHLYLMTSCEGSEEVGYTNCEYVSKNTIPLSYKLTKTEKAAKKNLLASKKKTREDNIGYELSYMDDVPFWHPEITIYLGKPFGIVEADSVPKAMKSLISVDEGTKRDNLTGLAQRYSPPVLYNNFWQMAHEMIEINTTTRELPINLRLEIPPAWKFRVYSTALHNLRELAMFGGASKANSSVFTLDHYKLVWLGTKTSVLALTVIATVLHSALGVLALKSDTAHWQKRENHIGVSVRGLFANILMQALVMLYLLDNFEGTSSTVFVSQVVGFLIECWKVSTILKIQIVASREEASLNADTEVVMMPLARGKRLAISNKHLLNEEEKKTREYDATAFRILLKVFVPLILGYAGFSLVYGEHKSWYSFFVRVMVGIVYTYGFLIQLPAVYINYKLKSVAHMSKRAFAYKVVNTFIDDLFAFVAKMPWLHKIATFRDDVVFFIYLYQFWAYRVDYARTNEFGEPAAAPGSEKAEKQE; encoded by the coding sequence ATGAATGCCGCGCAACCTAGTGAAGGCCGTAGCTACATACAATATGGTGTGTTGGCTCTGTCCCTGGCTAGCTTGTTAAAGAAATCCCTATCTCCTTCCAAAGAGCCAATAAATGCCTTGAACTGTGCCCAAGACGAGGAGAAGAACATTACAAGCACTACTTTTTCTCAACGTGTTGCCCGTCGTATTATAAGTAGCGCTTTAGAGAAGAGAAGTTTGAAAGTTGGggatttgaagaaaagccaaGAGAGGCTAGAATACGAATCCTCTTTAAAGGTTCTGCCGCAGGAAAATGAAACCTTTGTCGAACATACGCCGCCCAGCGTTCAGAGCATCAATATAACGTCAACTAGTCATGCCAACGGTATTCCCGAGTACTTCTTGGAGGAAGCGCCCACACTGGAAGCCTTGGCGTACAAGAACTCCAAAAAAGCGCCTAAACTATTGATACCTGGATGGAGAGCAGGGACGCCTCTTGCTCTCGAGTACTATTTGAGTACCAATTCCTCCTACGACAGAGCTGATTTTAGTCCGCAAGACTCGTCGGCTTGGAGAGGCTCTCTTGATAGCCTGGATTTAGATGAACCACAAACTATCAgcgaaaacttcaaattcCGGGTGCCTGAAGGGTTCGGAAACGACTTCGTGTACTTGCATCTCTACTTGATGACAAGCTGCGAGGGCTCGGAGGAGGTGGGTTACACTAACTGCGAATATGTTAGTAAAAACACCATTCCCTTAAGCTACAAACTTACAAAGACCGAAAAAGCAGCCAAAAAAAACCTTCtcgcttcaaaaaaaaagacgCGCGAGGATAACATCGGTTACGAGCTTTCTTATATGGACGACGTTCCTTTCTGGCACCCTGAAATCACAATATATTTAGGAAAGCCGTTCGGGATAGTTGAGGCAGACAGTGTGCCCAAGGCTATGAAGAGCTTAATTTCTGTGGACGAAGGCACGAAGAGAGATAATTTAACCGGCCTCGCGCAGCGGTATTCCCCCCCTGTACTCTACAATAACTTCTGGCAAATGGCCCACGAGATGATAGAAATAAATACAACTACTAGGGAACTTCCTATCAATCTGAGGCTCGAAATTCCCCCTGCATGGAAGTTCAGGGTGTACAGTACGGCCTTGCATAACTTGAGAGAACTCGCAATGTTTGGGGGCGCTTCGAAGGCAAATTCGTCCGTCTTCACTTTAGATCATTACAAGTTAGTTTGGCTAGGGACGAAAACATCTGTCTTGGCTCTGACCGTGATTGCGACCGTACTGCATTCGGCCCTAGGCGTACTGGCGTTGAAAAGCGATACCGCCCACtggcaaaaaagagaaaaccaTATTGGAGTTTCCGTGAGAGGCCTTTTCGCAAATATTTTGATGCAGGCATTAGTCATGTTATACCTTCTCGACAACTTTGAGGGAACATCGAGCACTGTTTTCGTCTCTCAAGTGGTCGGATTTTTGATAGAGTGCTGGAAAGTGTCGACGATTCTCAAAATCCAAATAGTAGCAAGCCGAGAAGAGGCCTCGTTGAATGCGGACACAGAAGTCGTGATGATGCCCTTGGCAAGAGGGAAGCGGCTCGCGATCAGCAACAAACATTTGCTGaatgaagaggagaagaaaacacGGGAGTATGACGCGACGGCGTTCAGGATTTTGCTGAAAGTTTTCGTGCCGCTGATCCTGGGCTACGCCGGATTCAGTCTGGTGTACGGGGAGCACAAGTCTTGGTACTCCTTTTTTGTGAGAGTTATGGTGGGCATCGTCTACACCTATGGCTTCCTGATCCAGTTGCCGGCAGTCTACATCAACTACAAGTTAAAGTCCGTGGCGCACATGTCGAAAAGGGCGTTCGCTTACAAGGTCGTGAACACCTTTATCGACGACTTGTTCGCATTCGTGGCCAAGATGCCCTGGCTACACAAGATTGCCACGTTCAGGGACGACGTGGTTTTTTTCATATACCTGTACCAGTTCTGGGCGTACAGAGTGGACTACGCGAGAACGAACGAGTTTGGCGAgcccgcggcggcgccgggGAGCGAGAAGGCTGAAAAGCAAGAGTAA
- the ERB1 gene encoding ribosome biogenesis protein ERB1 (similar to uniprot|Q04660 Saccharomyces cerevisiae YMR049C ERB1 Protein required for maturation of the 25S and 5.8S ribosomal RNAs homologous to mammalian Bop1) produces MAKNQQAKRLSTTRSNSKGEAEKKRELEEESSDDELNVQGLIDDEADESDEDYSEVDSEADETGQFQSAEEGEDGASEEEAGSDSDEEFNKLLAEEEPEDGSEANESLEFSDASNSNSMVEKLSSIKLNMIPDQDEEVIRTKFSDGRPRTIKPEINPVYDSDDSDVEVQNTIGNIPLSAYDEMPHIGYSINGKRIMRPAKGSALDQLLETIELPEGWTGLLDKDTGASLNLSQEELELISKIQKNEKTDDSVDPYQPYVDWFTRHTETMPLTAVPEPKRRFVPSKNEAKRIMKIVRAIREGRIIPPNKLKEMREEEESSHHYDLWGASDESDDHVMNLRAPKLPPPTNEESYNPPEEYLLSKEEKEEWENQEPSERERNFVPQKFNALRKVPGYVESVRERFERSLDLYLAPRVRKNKLNIDPESLIPELPSPKDLRPFPTRCSTIYRGHEGRIRTLSIDPSGLWLATGSDDGSVRIWEILTGREVYKVQVVDPEAKSGDNVEAIEWNPDKTTGILAIAAGENIFLIVPPIFGFEVENTGRTKIEDGFGFDTYGNSKTSNLNVNSDDENDQPESTAVKSQVAQWHKASQKQAEKDIAVVITCRHTVKKLSWHRKGDYFVTVQPKSGHTSVLIHQLSKHLSQSPFKKSKGIVMDAKFHPFKPQLFVCSQRYVRIYDLSQQALVKKLMPGARWLSTIDIHPRGDNLLASSFDKRVLWHDLDLASTPYKTLRYHEMAVRKVAFHKKLPLFCSASDDSIIHVFHATVYDDMLKNPLLVPLKKLEGHKVVNSLGVLDLVWHPREAWLFSAGADNTARLWTS; encoded by the coding sequence ATGGCGAAGAATCAGCAGGCGAAGCGCTTGTCCACAACGCGCTCCAACTCGAAAGGGGAGGCAGAGAAAAAGcgagagcttgaagaagaatcgAGCGACGATGAGTTGAACGTGCAAGGACTCATAGACGATGAGGCTGATGAAAGTGATGAGGATTACAGCGAGGTGGACAGCGAAGCAGATGAGACAGGTCAGTTTCAATCTGCTGAAGAGGGTGAAGACGGCGCTagcgaagaggaagcaGGATCAGACTCAgatgaagagttcaacaagcttcttgccgaagaagaacctgAGGATGGCTCAGAGGCAAATGAATCCTTGGAGTTCTCTGATGCGAGTAACTCGAACTCAATGGTGGAAAAACTTTCCAGTATCAAGCTGAATATGATACCAGACCAGGACGAAGAGGTGATCCGTACTAAGTTTTCCGACGGTCGGCCAAGAACGATAAAGCCTGAGATCAACCCAGTCTACGATAGTGACGACAGTGATGTTGAGGTTCAAAACACCATAGGTAACATTCCTCTTTCAGCTTATGATGAAATGCCCCACATTGGTTACAGTATCAACGGTAAAAGAATAATGAGACCTGCTAAGGGTTCTGCTCTAGACCAACTGCTTGAAACTATAGAGCTACCTGAGGGTTGGACTGGTCTGCTGGATAAGGACACAGGTGccagcttgaacttgagtcAGGAGGAGCTGGAGTTGATTTCTAAGATCCAGAAGAATGAGAAAACAGACGATTCTGTTGACCCATACCAGCCATATGTCGACTGGTTTACTAGACATACCGAAACGATGCCATTGACTGCAGTCCCGGAGCCAAAGCGGAGATTTGTTCCTTCTAAGAATGAGGCCAAGAGAATTATGAAGATTGTCAGAGCCATTAGAGAAGGCCGCATTATACCTCCgaacaagctcaaggagATGagagaggaagaggagagTTCTCACCATTACGACTTGTGGGGTGCCAGCGATGAATCCGATGACCACGTTATGAATCTTAGAGCACCAAAACTACCTCCCCCAACCAACGAAGAGAGTTATAACCCACCTGAAGAATACTTGTTGAGTaaggaagaaaaggaagagTGGGAGAACCAGGAGCCTAGCGAGAGAGAAAGAAATTTTGTTCCTCAGAAGTTCAATGCCCTCAGAAAGGTTCCAGGTTATGTGGAATCTGTCAGAGAAAGATTTGAGCGGTCCCTAGACTTATATCTGGCACCAAGAGTGCGCAAAAACAAACTGAACATCGACCCTGAATCTCTGATTCCGGAGCTTCCTTCCCCTAAGGACTTGAGACCTTTCCCAACTCGTTGTTCAACAATCTACCGTGGTCATGAGGGTAGAATCAGAACACTTTCTATTGACCCCTCGGGCCTATGGCTTGCAACTGGCTCTGATGACGGTTCGGTGAGAATCTGGGAAATCCTGACCGGAAGGGAAGTCTACAAGgtccaagttgttgatcCTGAAGCCAAGAGTGGCGACAATGTCGAAGCAATTGAATGGAATCCCGACAAAACCACTGGTATTTTGGCTATTGCAGCTGGAGAGAACATTTTCCTGATTGTCCCACCCATCTTTGGgtttgaggttgagaacACTGGTAGAACCAAGATCGAGGATggttttggttttgatACTTACGGCaattcaaagacttctAACCTCAACGTCAACAGCGATGATGAAAACGATCAGCCTGAAAGCACTGCAGTAAAGAGCCAGGTTGCCCAGTGGCACAAGGCCAGCCAGAAGCAGGCCGAGAAAGACATTGCAGTTGTGATAACCTGCAGGCACACTGTGAAAAAGTTGTCGTGGCACAGAAAGGGAGACTATTTTGTTACTGTTCAGCCAAAGTCGGGTCACACATCTGTTCTCATTCACCAACTATCCAAGCATTTATCGCAGTCGCcattcaagaagtccaAGGGCATTGTAATGGATGCGAAGTTCCATCCTTTCAAGCCACAATTGTTTGTCTGCTCGCAAAGATACGTGAGAATTTACGATCTGTCTCAACAAGCGTTGGTAAAGAAGCTGATGCCTGGCGCGCGTTGGTTGTCTACGATCGACATCCACCCCAGAGGTGATAACTTATTGGCGTCTTCTTTCGACAAGCGTGTTTTGTGGCACGACCTTGACCTCGCCAGCACCCCATACAAGACCCTGAGATACCATGAAATGGCTGTCAGAAAGGTCGCCTTCCATAAAAAGCTGCCGCTGTTCTGTTCGGCCTCTGACGATAGCATTATTCATGTTTTCCATGCTACGGTGTACGATGACATGCTGAAGAATCCACTGCTCGTGCCactcaagaaacttgaggGCCACAAAGTTGTCAATAGCTTGGGTGTTTTGGACTTGGTGTGGCACCCTAGGGAAGCATGGCTATTTTCTGCTGGCGCCGATAACACCGCTCGCCTATGGACTAGTTGA
- a CDS encoding KLTH0B04070p (weakly similar to uniprot|Q02629 Saccharomyces cerevisiae YKL068W NUP100 Subunit of the nuclear pore complex (NPC)) — protein MFGSTGTAFGNSGSTPFGSAATPATTGASPFGSAAPNPTPAFGAAQPSNAASGFGGFGAANSNPSAGGTGLFGMSNNSNSSSSTTGAAAPFGQATSAPANGPSLFGSAVPTGAPNTSVPGAAQGPGTAIKPFSTYTEKDATTGSNNVFQSISCMPEYRAYSFEELRYQDYQANRRFPTGPVGSAGVASPFGAQTSSPFAQNNSTNTNAFGMVGNNNNNNNNNTTGGLFGQNNTGAAGTSAFGQPAGGSLFGANNAANNSPFGLNKPASSGGLFGQPSNTAAPGGSGLFGQSNNTAQGSGGLFGQNNNTGTTGSSMFGATNNAPGQQPGGLFGQPSTNTGGGLFGQNNNANANNSPFGQSNTNTGGGLFGQNPNNGAANSPFGQNNQAQAGGGLFGNKSAPSGGLFGQNNNTSGGGLFGQANNTNNSPFGQNNNAGGGLFGQNNSGNTGGGLFGQNNNNNNTTGGGLFGQNNNNNNNAGGGLFGQNNNNATGGGLFGQNTANNSTFGQNSGSAPFGQSQQQGSSLFGNKPAGSGGLFGQNNTASTGFGQNNSSAGGGLFGQNNNNNSTGNTGGLFGQNNTNTGSGLFGQNNSQQQQQQQPAGGLFGQNTQQNQGGLFGQNNANTGGGLFGQNNQQQQQQPSGGLFGAKPATGATGGGLFGQNNNQQPPATGGLFGQNNNANQPSTSGGLFGNKPAGSTGGGLFGQNNTAGNTGTTGGGLFGQNNSTAANNSSGGGLFGAKPATNTGGGLFGNKPAGAPTTGGGLFGSKPAGTATGTTGGGLFGAKPAGAATGGLFGNTNGTNNTNATGTQPGVSGGLFGNQQNQQQAAPGSQPSLQQTGANPYGTNELFSRVLIPDSITQPTKPSATKLNADFKKKASLSGAYRLAPKPLFAPRSASTSPVARLGSTTTSQSNGRVLSVASSTDSLGREIVPANTGSSSIFTNESDELILSSNDTLFNPDKKSFKNLIINRKKMEDTVDSKEDDQVLRITFKADGDSTSNEGVQGGAKTESTKIETPLYDDVQGTPLRQGSRIDAPFKNSVSTPLAKTPLKSSNLASSSATSTTINEKPSGVIGDDISFMDDGYYISPSLETLSSMTLLQLRKVSGLTIGRRDYGKIDFLEPVDLSNISLPALCGQLVVFEPKTCTVCPNASMQPAEGEGLNVRARISTSGCYPVDKSTRKPIKDPNHPIIKRHINRLKSISDTKFDSYDPQTGTWVFTVDSPV, from the coding sequence ATGTTCGGCTCCACAGGAACGGCTTTTGGCAACTCGGGCTCCACGCCCTTTGGGTCCGCCGCGACCCCCGCCACCACGGGCGCCTCGCCTTTTGGCAGCGCCGCTCCCAACCCCACGCCAGCGTTCGGCGCCGCTCAGCCGTCCAACGCGGCCTCCGGCTTCGGCGGCTTCGGCGCCGCCAACAGCAACCCCTCAGCCGGCGGCACAGGGCTCTTTGGTATGTCTAACAACAGCAactcctcctcctccaccACTGGCGCTGCGGCGCCCTTTGGTCAGGCAACATCGGCTCCCGCCAACGGCCCGTCCCTGTTTGGCTCAGCCGTGCCCACGGGCGCCCCCAACACCTCTGTCCCAGGCGCGGCCCAGGGTCCCGGAACCGCCATCAAGCCCTTCTCCACGTACACGGAGAAGGACGCCACCACGGGCTCCAACAATGTGTTCCAATCCATCTCCTGCATGCCCGAGTACCGGGCGTACTCCTTTGAGGAGCTGCGGTACCAGGACTACCAGGCCAATCGCAGGTTCCCAACCGGCCCCGTGGGTTCTGCCGGTGTTGCCTCGCCATTTGGCGCTCAGACCAGCTCGCCGTTCGCGCAGAACAATAGCACTAATACTAACGCCTTCGGAATGGTaggcaacaacaacaataacaacaacaacaacaccacCGGCGGGCTCTTCGGTCAAAACAACACTGGGGCCGCCGGTACCTCTGCTTTTGGCCAGCCTGCTGGCGGCTCGCTCTTCGGCGCCAACAACGCTGCCAACAATTCTCCCTTCGGCCTGAACAAGCCTGCTTCCTCGGGGGGCCTGTTCGGGCAGCCTAGTAACACGGCCGCCCCCGGCGGTAGTGGTCTATTTGGCCAGTCTAACAACACCGCGCAAGGCTCCGGCGGTTTATTTGGCCAGAACAACAACACGGGTACCACTGGCAGCAGCATGTTCGGGGCTACAAACAATGCCCCTGGGCAGCAACCTGGCGGTTTGTTCGGCCAGCCCAGCACGAACACCGGAGGCGGACTCTTCGGtcaaaacaacaacgcAAATGCCAACAACTCTCCTTTTGGCCAATCAAACACCAACACGGGCGGCGGCCTATTCGGCCAGAACCCCAACAACGGGGCCGCCAACTCTCCTTTCGGCCAAAACAACCAAGCGCAAGCCGGAGGTGGCCTCTTTGGAAATAAGAGCGCTCCTTCAGGCGGACTATTTggccaaaacaacaatACTTCGGGTGGTGGCCTTTTTGGTCAGGCCAACAACACGAACAACTCTCCGTTTGGACAGAACAATAACGCCGGAGGTGGTCTATTCGGTCAGAACAACTCTGGTAATACCGGAGGGGGTTTGTTCGGGCAGAACAATAATAACAATAACACCACCGGTGGGGGCCTCTTCGGCCAGaataacaacaacaacaacaacgcAGGCGGTGGCCTCTTTggccaaaacaacaatAACGCCACAGGGGGCGGGTTGTTTGGTCAGAATACTGCAAACAACTCAACCTTTGGCCAAAACTCTGGCTCCGCTCCTTTTGGACAGTCTCAGCAACAGGGCAGCTCCCTTTTCGGCAACAAGCCAGCCGGTTCAGGCGGGCTCTTCGGTCAGAACAATACCGCTTCTACAGGCTTTGGACAAAACAATTCAAGTGCCGGTGGTGGGTTGTTTGgtcaaaacaacaacaataACAGCACAGGCAACACCGGAGGGCTCTTTGGCCAGAATAACACTAATACAGGCAGTGGTCTCTTTGGACAAAACAAcagccagcagcaacagcaacaacaacctgCAGGTGGTCTCTTTGGGCAGAACACTCAACAGAACCAAGGGGGGCTTTTCGGCCAGAACAACGCCAACACCGGTGGAGGTCTTTTCGGCCAAAACaatcagcaacagcagcaacagccaTCTGGTGGGTTGTTTGGCGCAAAACCAGCCACTGGTGCGACCGGTGGGGGCCTCTTCGGTCAAAATAACAATCAACAGCCACCAGCTACTGGGGGCCTCTTTGGtcaaaacaacaacgcCAACCAACCTTCGACGTCCGGTGGGCTCTTTGGAAACAAGCCCGCGGGCTCTACAGGTGGCGGATTGTTTGGACAAAACAACACTGCTGGTAACACAGGTACCACTGGTGGAGGGCTCTTTGGCCAGAACAACTCCACTGCCGCAAACAACAGCTCAGGCGGGGGGCTCTTTGGCGCTAAGCCTGCTACTAACACCGGAGGCGGCCTATTTGGCAACAAGCCCGCGGGCGCTCCAACCACCGGAGGCGGCTTGTTCGGTTCCAAGCCCGCCGGAACCGCTACCGGAACCACCGGCGGAGGTCTCTTTGGTGCTAAACCAGCTGGCGCCGCTACTGGCGGTCTTTTTGGTAATACAAATGGCACGAACAACACCAATGCCACTGGCACGCAGCCAGGTGTGTCAGGTGGTCTTTTCGGAAACCAACAAAACCAGCAGCAGGCGGCACCAGGCTCTCAGCCATCCTTGCAACAAACCGGCGCCAATCCATATGGCACCAACGAGCTGTTCTCCCGTGTTTTGATTCCTGACTCTATTACGCAGCCCACTAAGCCAAGTGCCACTAAGTTGAATgcagacttcaaaaagaaggctaGTCTTTCTGGAGCGTACAGATTGGCGCCCAAGCCTCTCTTTGCTCCTAGAAGCGCGTCAACCAGTCCAGTGGCTCGTTTGGGGTCTACCACTACTTCTCAAAGCAATGGAAGAGTTTTGTCGGTGGCATCTTCCACAGATTCGCTCGGCAGGGAAATCGTGCCCGCAAACACTGGCTCATCGTCTATCTTCACAAATGAAAGTGACGAGCTCATACTTTCTTCTAATGATACCCTGTTCAATCCTGATAAGAAGTCATTTAAGAACCTCATTATAAAcaggaagaagatggaAGACACCGTCGATTCCAAGGAGGATGACCAAGTGTTGAGGATCACATTCAAGGCTGATGGAGATTCCACCAGTAACGAAGGGGTCCAAGGGGGTGCTAAGACAGAATCAACGAAGATCGAGACACCTCTTTATGACGATGTTCAAGGAACGCCACTCCGTCAAGGAAGCAGGATCGATGCgcccttcaaaaacagcGTATCGACGCCATTGGCCAAGACTCCGTTGAAATCGTCGAACttggcaagctcttctgcCACGTCTACCACTATAAACGAGAAACCATCAGGTGTTATTGGCGATGACATTTCTTTCATGGACGATGGCTACTACATCTCGCCATCTCTTGAGACCCTGTCCTCCATGACCCTACTGCAGCTCCGCAAGGTCAGTGGTCTAACCATTGGCCGCCGTGACTACGGTAAAATAGATTTCCTGGAGCCTGTTGACTTGTCCAACATCTCTTTGCCCGCTCTATGTGGGCAGCTTGTGGTCTTCGAGCCTAAAACGTGCACAGTATGCCCCAACGCGTCAATGCAACCAGCCGAAGGCGAAGGGCTGAACGTACGTGCTCGCATCAGCACCTCTGGGTGCTACCCGGTGGACAAGTCTACCAGGAAACCCATTAAGGATCCTAACCATCCTATAATAAAGAGACACATTAACCGGCTGAAGAGCATTTCAGACACCAAGTTTGACAGCTACGACCCACAGACAGGCACTTGGGTCTTCACCGTTGACAGTCCTGTGTAA
- the CSM3 gene encoding Csm3p (weakly similar to uniprot|Q04659 Saccharomyces cerevisiae YMR048W CSM3 Protein required for accurate chromosome segregation during meiosis) — MSQQLQERFSDGTALSQDPDSSLLVDPTAINPSGLGPDGDAPLQDPTAVTTRVRRPQVKLTAEKLCSAKGLPAVMKHAPRRLRISKRRSSYDNLCHLLQFYQLWAHDLYPKAKFHDFVELCRNLGKTDPQLREYRIELLRQELEMGSALEEGAPAFPQERSPAPEPTPDAPGIADLRSEPPSPAPAPAGADSDDDLIYNITRRAPARVLHDSDIDEDSLMETQPPASSTAGDAPRSAESGPGPILNNNNNNNNNNKNNDDDDDDEDEDELAVMREMGL, encoded by the coding sequence ATGTCCCAGCAGCTGCAAGAACGCTTCTCCGACGGCACCGCGCTGTCACAGGACCCGGACTCCTCGCTCCTGGTCGACCCCACCGCGATCAACCCGTCCGGGCTGGGCCCCGACGGCGACGCGCCGCTACAGGACCCCACGGCGGTCACGACGCGCGTGCGGCGGCCGCAGGTCAAGCTGACCGCCGAGAAGCTGTGCTCGGCCAAGGGCCTGCCCGCGGTCATGAAGCACGCGCCCCGGAGGCTGCGCATCTCGAAACGTAGGTCCTCCTACGACAACCTCTGCCACCTGCTGCAGTTTTACCAACTCTGGGCGCACGATCTGTACCCCAAGGCCAAGTTCCACGACTTCGTGGAGCTGTGCCGCAACCTCGGCAAGACTGACCCGCAGCTGCGCGAGTACAGGATCGAGCTGCTGCGGcaggagcttgaaatgGGCTCTGCACTCGAGGAAGGCGCGCCTGCGTTCCCGCAGGAGCGCTCACCAGCACCGGAGCCTACGCCGGACGCGCCTGGAATCGCGGATCTGCGCTCTGAGCCCCCGTCTCCCGCTCCCGCTCCCGCTGGAGCCGATTCCGACGACGACCTGATCTACAACATcacgcgccgcgcgccaGCGAGAGTGCTTCACGACAGCGACATTGACGAAGACTCCTTGATGGAAACGCAGCCGCCGGCCAGCTCCACGGCCGGCGATGCGCCGCGGAGCGCAGAATCAGGCCCCGGCCCGATCCTtaacaacaacaacaacaacaacaacaacaataaAAACaacgacgatgacgacgacgacgaagatgaggacgaaCTCGCGGTTATGCGCGAAATGGGTTTGTAA
- a CDS encoding L-methionine (R)-S-oxide reductase (similar to uniprot|P36088 Saccharomyces cerevisiae YKL069W Hypothetical ORF), translating into MGEQGEHHADYAHFDGLQREEALQLLLDSYAALAADQDNWVCNLANASSLLWHAYRSLPLDVNWAGFYISRTENKQELLLGPFQGKVACQTIRAGSGVCGAAAQTKETQVVPDVNKFPGHIACDGETKSEIVVPILSDAGECLGVIDIDCLEYNGFGETDKKHLEELANLISRTCKF; encoded by the coding sequence ATGGGCGAGCAAGGAGAACACCACGCTGACTACGCGCATTTCGATGGCCTTCAACGCGAAGAAGCATTGCAGTTGTTGCTAGACTCTTATGCCGCTTTAGCCGCGGATCAAGACAACTGGGTCTGCAATCTGGCaaacgcttcttctcttctttggcacGCATACAGGTCGCTCCCCCTGGACGTCAACTGGGCTGGTTTCTACATCTCTAGGACTGAGAACAAGCAGGAACTGCTGTTAGGGCCTTTTCAAGGTAAGGTTGCTTGTCAGACAATAAGGGCTGGATCTGGCGTATGTGGAGCAGCTGCGCAAACCAAGGAAACGCAGGTTGTGCCCGACGTGAACAAGTTTCCTGGCCACATTGCGTGCGATGGGGAGACAAAGAGCGAAATTGTGGTGCCAATATTGAGCGATGCTGGGGAATGCCTCGGAGTCATAGACATAGATTGCCTGGAATATAACGGATTTGGCGAAACGGATAAAAAACATTTGGAAGAACTCGCTAATCTGATCAGTAGAACCTGTAAATTTTAA